Proteins from a single region of Chrysemys picta bellii isolate R12L10 chromosome 9, ASM1138683v2, whole genome shotgun sequence:
- the LOC135973722 gene encoding fibrinogen-like protein 1-like protein yields the protein MGFQSSSLLLLSALSMMALLCVAPMQGNGALAHKKVERGFPKDCRNIPRDSPSGVHVIQPAGSPPRVVWCDMDTEGKGWTVVQRNSYNTEITWKESWSTYKYGFGNVQQDYWLGNEYLSLLMQQNIYKVPLCGGGLIQQHPLRRV from the exons atgg ggttccagtccagctctctcctgcttctgtctgcgctgtccatgatggcgctcCTTTGTGTAGCCCCCAtgcagggcaacggggccctggcccacaagaaggtcgagaggg ggttccccaaagactgcagaaacatccccagggacagccccagcggggtccatgtcatccagccggcaggctctccccctcgagtggtgtggtgtgacatggacaccgaaggcaaaggctggaccgttgtgcagagaaattcttacaacacagagatcacctggaaggagtcctggagcacctacaagtacggctttgggaacgtgcagcaggattactggctgggcaacgagtacctgtccctgctcatgcagcagaacatctacaaggtcccgctttgtggtggaggactaatccaacaacacccgctacgcagagtatga